Sequence from the Streptomyces sp. NBC_00440 genome:
GTTCTGGGCGGGCGACCCGCGTCGTGCGGGGGTCCTGCGCCTACGGGGGTGGGGCCGGACCCCCGCGCTCCACGGCCCGGCCCGTGCCGCCCGGGGCCACGGCGGCGCGGCCCGGACGGGGGGAGATCCCCGTTTCGTATACCCCGGCCTTCATCATGGACCGGTGATCAGTGTCCTCTTCGCCGTGCTCACCGCGCTCAGTAACGGCGCCGCATCCGTGTTCCAGCGCCGTGCCGCCGCGAAGGTGCCCGACGCCGAGGCGATGCATGTGTCCCTCTTCGGCCACCTGATCCGCCAGCGGGTGTGGCTGGCCGGGGTCGGTCTGGTGATCGTCGCAGCCGTCTGCCAGGCCGTCGCCCTGGCCACCGGACCGATCGCCGTGGTGCAGCCGATCTTCGTCATCGAACTCCCCGCGACCCTGCTGCTCGCCGGCTACCTCATGCGCGTACGGCTGCCCCGCACAGTCTGGTACGGCGTGGCCGCCGTCACCGTGGGCCTCGCTCTCGGGATGGCCACCGCGGCTCCGGGCGGCGGTGGCGAGACCGTGGACGGGCTGCGGTGGATCCCGGCGCTGATCCTCACCGGGATCTTCGAGACGGTCCTGATCGGTGCGGCCCTCAAGACCCGTGGCAACTCCCGCGGGGCCCTCCTCGGGCTGGCCGCCGCCTGCGGCTACGCACTCACCGCCGCACTCATGAAGGACGCCATGGCGCGGCTCAGCGACGCCGACGGATGGGTGGAACTCCTCAAGTCCTGGCAGCTCTACGGCACGGCCGCAGCCGGCGTGGGCTCGCTCTTCCTGCTGCAGAACGCCCTCCAGGCGGGCACCCTGGTCGCGGTCCAGCCGATGCTCACCCTCGGCGACGCGCTCATCAGCATCCTGTACGGCGTGACCCTGTTCGGTGAGACGCTGCGCACCGGCTGGTGGCTGGTGCCTGAGCTGGCCGCGCTCGCCCTGGTCGGCCTCGGCTGTGTCGAGCTGGCCCGCTCCCCGCTGGCCTCCGGCAGCACCGGCCCGCCGTCCAGGGTGAAATAAACGGCGGGCCGGGTCCGTTGGGCGTTACGCCGTGCACTCCACCCGGATCGCGGACGAGGCATTGTGTGCGTTCTCCCGTGACGACGAACTCCAGTCGTCGCCGCGGTCGTGGAGCTTCACGCTCAGCACACCTGAGTTGATCTTGTACGAGGGGGCTGCTATCCACTCGCCGCGGTGACTCACCTGGGTGATCGTGAAATGGCCGAGCTGGGTGGAGCCCGCGGTGCTGGTGCCGTCGTGGACGGTGTAGTACGTGGGCTGGCCGCCGACGTGTCCGACGTTGCTGTCGTTCGGTATGTAGACGCTGACCTTGCAACTGCCGGACTTCACGTCACCGGTCCGGAAGTTCCACACCGCGCTGTTGTCGCTGTCGTTGGAGTCGCCCGACATGGGAATCGAGCGGTACCAGCCCGAGCAGCCACCTGAGGCGTAAGCGCCGTCGTGGGTGGTCCAGCCCTTCTGGTCGTCGGTGTACTTGCCGCGTTCGGTGTACGTGACCGAACTGTTGGAGCAGTGCATTCCGCCGATCGCGGAGTAGAGCACCTTGGGGGAGGACGACGTCTTGTTCGCCGTGTTGGTGGCGCCGCTGCCCGACGAGGAGTCCGTCTTGGTGTCGGTCTTCCCCTTGCCCGTGGAGGAGTCCGAGTCGGTCGTGCCCTTCCCGGGATGGCTGTCCGTCTTGGTGTCCCCGGGGCCGTCGGCGCTGTCCGCCGACGCGGCTTCGTGGATGGGCGGGGCGTTCACGCCGCCCGCCGGGCCCGATCCGCCGGTCCCCTTCGAACCGCCCTTGCCCAGTGGTGCCTTGGAGGCGTCGGACTGCGGTACGTAGCCGTCCGCCCCGGCGCCGGGGTCGGTGTATCCGGCGGCGGCGTTCCTGGTGTTGTGCTTGGGTCCGTCCCCGCCGGTGAACGAGGCGACGACGAACGGGAGGGACAGCAGCACCACGCCCCCGATCGCGGCCGCCGCGACCATCGGTCGGGAGACCTTGCCGGGTGCCGAGTCCTCCTCCTCCGTACCGGTTCCGCCGGGGCCGTTCCCGCCCGCGGTGCTCACGGCGGCGGTGGCATCGGAGGAGGTACGGGTGCGAGTACGGCTCCGGGTGAGGCTGCCCAGTACGGCGGTGAGTGCCGGTATCCCACGGGACGTTGAGGCTGCGGCCGTCGAGGTCGAGGTCGAGGTCGCGGTGGCGCTGGCGGGGGTGGCCGTGGTTTCCGGCTCGGTTGCGGGGGCCGCCG
This genomic interval carries:
- a CDS encoding DMT family transporter, whose product is MISVLFAVLTALSNGAASVFQRRAAAKVPDAEAMHVSLFGHLIRQRVWLAGVGLVIVAAVCQAVALATGPIAVVQPIFVIELPATLLLAGYLMRVRLPRTVWYGVAAVTVGLALGMATAAPGGGGETVDGLRWIPALILTGIFETVLIGAALKTRGNSRGALLGLAAACGYALTAALMKDAMARLSDADGWVELLKSWQLYGTAAAGVGSLFLLQNALQAGTLVAVQPMLTLGDALISILYGVTLFGETLRTGWWLVPELAALALVGLGCVELARSPLASGSTGPPSRVK